In Streptomyces sp. NBC_00569, a single genomic region encodes these proteins:
- a CDS encoding sensor histidine kinase translates to MTSDEIRLTGMGQPPRNHREALRKLLWIGIWLVFMADPIDDLVNGGHTAWATALGWLGLVAFIGVYLALVFRHTARAMRLGRLAAILGALAAVAVVMSLTLGAPWLVLFVYVSVSCGAVLPMRYARWTIVAVTAAMVLLGVPLGRGWDLGLVVPALLGGFAMTGVRQLVRTTVELRRARATVAQLAANEERLRLARDLHDLLGHSLSLITLKSELAGRMLPEHPEKAAQQVADIEQVSRQALVDVREAVTGYRRARLGAELAGARAALAAAGIEAEVPADAPDDLPAEQEAALAWTLREAVTNAVRHSGAHRCTVGIARRQTLDGPVMELRVEDDGAGAAAGGSGVPGNGLTGLRERVEGVGGTLEAAPVRDRGFLLVARVPVGSVGSAA, encoded by the coding sequence ATGACGTCGGACGAGATCAGGCTCACCGGCATGGGGCAGCCGCCCCGCAACCACCGTGAGGCCCTGCGCAAGCTGCTGTGGATCGGCATCTGGCTGGTCTTCATGGCGGATCCGATCGACGACCTCGTCAACGGCGGCCACACGGCCTGGGCCACCGCGCTCGGCTGGCTCGGCCTGGTCGCCTTCATCGGTGTCTACCTGGCGCTCGTCTTCCGCCACACGGCCCGCGCCATGCGCCTGGGGCGGCTGGCCGCGATCCTCGGGGCACTCGCCGCGGTCGCCGTCGTCATGTCCCTCACGCTCGGCGCCCCCTGGCTCGTCCTGTTCGTGTACGTCTCCGTGTCCTGCGGGGCGGTGCTGCCCATGCGGTACGCCCGCTGGACGATCGTCGCGGTCACGGCCGCGATGGTCCTCCTCGGGGTCCCGCTCGGCCGCGGCTGGGACCTCGGCCTGGTCGTCCCCGCCCTCCTCGGCGGCTTCGCGATGACGGGCGTACGGCAGCTCGTGCGCACGACCGTCGAACTGCGCAGGGCGCGCGCCACCGTCGCCCAGCTCGCGGCCAACGAGGAGCGCCTGCGCCTCGCCCGGGACCTGCACGACCTCCTCGGCCACTCGCTCTCCCTGATCACGCTCAAGAGCGAGCTCGCCGGGCGCATGCTCCCCGAGCACCCCGAGAAGGCGGCCCAGCAGGTCGCCGACATCGAGCAGGTCAGCCGCCAGGCACTCGTCGACGTCCGGGAGGCCGTCACCGGCTACCGGCGCGCCCGCCTCGGCGCCGAACTGGCCGGAGCGCGCGCCGCGCTGGCCGCCGCCGGCATCGAGGCCGAGGTCCCCGCGGACGCGCCCGACGACCTGCCCGCCGAACAGGAGGCCGCCCTCGCCTGGACCCTGCGCGAGGCCGTCACCAACGCCGTACGGCACAGCGGCGCCCACCGCTGCACGGTCGGCATCGCCCGCCGCCAGACCCTGGACGGCCCCGTCATGGAGCTCAGGGTGGAGGACGACGGGGCCGGCGCCGCGGCGGGCGGCAGCGGCGTACCCGGCAACGGCCTGACGGGCCTGCGCGAACGCGTGGAGGGCGTCGGCGGCACCCTGGAGGCGGCGCCCGTACGGGACCGCGGGTTCCTGCTGGTGGCCCGGGTGCCCGTCGGCTCCGTAGGATCCGCCGCATGA
- a CDS encoding ABC transporter permease, protein MNSLIKLEITRALRNKKFLFFSVVYPSVLFLLIAGSSDSSTMVDGTGLNLAAFMMVSMASFGALTAVLMGNSERIAKERESGWVRQLRLTTLPGRGYVLAKTAGAAVVSLPSIVVVFVVAAVTKGVRLDAWQWLALVVAIWAGSLCFAALGVAIGYLATGDAVRPITMIVYFGLSILGGLWFPSTGFPQWLSDIASWLPTHAYAALGQAIELGNAPHGKDVTLIVAYFLVFAGGAAWLYRKDTLKA, encoded by the coding sequence ATGAACAGCCTGATCAAGCTCGAGATCACCCGAGCCCTGCGCAACAAGAAGTTCCTGTTCTTCTCCGTCGTCTACCCGTCGGTCCTGTTCCTGCTCATCGCGGGCAGCTCCGACAGCTCGACCATGGTCGACGGCACCGGCCTGAACCTCGCCGCGTTCATGATGGTGTCGATGGCGTCCTTCGGCGCCCTGACGGCCGTCCTCATGGGCAACAGCGAGCGCATCGCCAAGGAGCGCGAGAGCGGCTGGGTGCGCCAGCTGCGCCTGACGACGCTCCCCGGGCGCGGCTACGTCCTCGCCAAGACCGCCGGCGCCGCCGTGGTCAGCCTGCCGTCCATCGTCGTCGTCTTCGTCGTGGCGGCCGTCACCAAGGGCGTACGGCTCGACGCCTGGCAGTGGCTCGCCCTCGTCGTCGCGATCTGGGCCGGCAGCCTGTGCTTCGCCGCGCTCGGCGTCGCCATCGGCTACCTCGCGACCGGCGACGCCGTCCGCCCCATCACGATGATCGTCTACTTCGGCCTGTCGATCCTGGGCGGCCTGTGGTTCCCCTCGACCGGCTTCCCGCAGTGGCTCAGCGACATCGCGTCCTGGCTGCCCACACACGCGTACGCTGCCCTCGGCCAGGCCATCGAGCTGGGCAACGCCCCGCACGGCAAGGACGTCACGCTGATCGTCGCCTACTTCCTGGTCTTCGCCGGCGGCGCGGCCTGGCTGTACCGGAAGGACACCCTGAAGGCGTGA
- a CDS encoding ATP-binding protein gives MSLPLTRRIARAALLIAAGAAPVVGAAGSASAVDLPATPNVGGLTALDGANVGNTVDGAAKNVSGLAGDAGSKAVKKAVPTAGKAVGRSAKTVTPAAQKAAGDVAGSAGDVVGKTTGAATHSGIPTDSLGSGLPTGALPATGELPTQGLPLG, from the coding sequence ATGTCCCTCCCCCTGACCCGCCGGATCGCCCGTGCCGCGCTGCTGATCGCAGCGGGAGCGGCTCCCGTGGTCGGAGCGGCCGGATCCGCGAGCGCCGTAGACCTCCCGGCCACCCCGAACGTGGGCGGCCTCACCGCGCTCGACGGCGCGAACGTCGGCAACACCGTCGACGGCGCCGCCAAGAACGTCAGCGGCCTCGCCGGTGACGCGGGCAGCAAGGCCGTGAAGAAGGCCGTGCCGACCGCGGGCAAGGCCGTGGGCCGGAGCGCCAAGACGGTCACCCCCGCCGCCCAGAAGGCGGCCGGTGACGTCGCGGGCAGCGCCGGTGACGTGGTCGGCAAGACCACGGGCGCGGCCACCCACAGCGGCATCCCGACCGACTCCCTCGGCAGCGGCCTGCCCACCGGCGCTCTCCCCGCCACGGGCGAGCTGCCGACGCAGGGCCTGCCGCTCGGCTGA
- the folP gene encoding dihydropteroate synthase translates to MLRLGPREFGAHEPVIMAIVNRTPDSFYDQGSTFHDEPALTRVEQAVAEGAAIIDIGGVKAGPGDEVSAQEEARRTVGFVAEVRRRFPDVVISVDTWRHDVGEAVCEAGADVLNDAWGGVDPKLAEVAARYGKGLVCTHAGGAEPRTRPHRVAYDDVMADILDVTVGLAERAVALGVPRESVLIDPGHDFGKNTRHSLEATRRLGEMVETGWPVLVSLSNKDFVGETLDRPVKERVIGTLATTAVSAWLGAQVYRVHEVAETRQVLDMVATIAGHRPPAVARRGLA, encoded by the coding sequence ATGCTCAGGCTTGGCCCGCGCGAGTTCGGCGCACACGAGCCGGTGATCATGGCGATCGTCAACCGGACCCCTGACTCGTTCTACGACCAGGGCTCGACGTTCCACGACGAGCCCGCGCTCACCCGGGTCGAACAGGCCGTGGCGGAGGGCGCCGCGATCATCGACATCGGCGGGGTCAAGGCGGGCCCCGGCGACGAGGTGAGCGCGCAGGAGGAGGCGCGCCGCACGGTCGGCTTCGTGGCCGAGGTGCGCCGCCGCTTCCCGGACGTCGTCATCAGCGTCGACACCTGGCGGCACGACGTGGGCGAGGCGGTCTGCGAGGCCGGCGCCGATGTCCTGAACGACGCATGGGGCGGCGTCGACCCCAAGCTGGCGGAGGTCGCGGCACGTTACGGGAAGGGCCTGGTCTGCACGCACGCGGGCGGCGCCGAGCCGCGTACGCGCCCGCACCGGGTCGCCTACGACGACGTGATGGCGGACATCCTCGACGTGACGGTGGGGCTCGCCGAGCGGGCCGTGGCGCTGGGGGTGCCGCGCGAGTCGGTGCTCATCGACCCGGGGCACGACTTCGGCAAGAACACCCGGCACAGCCTGGAGGCGACGCGCAGGCTGGGCGAGATGGTGGAGACGGGCTGGCCGGTCCTGGTGTCCCTGTCGAACAAGGACTTCGTCGGCGAGACGCTCGACAGGCCGGTCAAGGAGCGCGTGATCGGGACCCTGGCGACGACGGCGGTGTCGGCGTGGCTGGGCGCTCAGGTGTACCGGGTCCACGAGGTGGCCGAGACCAGGCAGGTGCTCGACATGGTGGCCACCATCGCCGGCCACCGGCCCCCGGCGGTCGCCCGCCGAGGGCTCGCGTAG
- a CDS encoding response regulator transcription factor, whose protein sequence is MSAQIKVLLAEDQSMVREALAALLGLEPDIEVVAQVARGDEVLEAARAHAPDVALLDIEMPGMTGIEAAAQLSEHLPALKVVVLTTFGRPGYLRTAMESGAHAFLVKDAPAAQLAEAVRKVLAGERVIDPTLAAAALAGGANPLTDREREILRAAADGSTNAELAAALHLSQGTVRNYLSTAIQKLAVRNRAEAVRIAREKGWL, encoded by the coding sequence ATGAGCGCTCAGATCAAGGTCCTGCTCGCGGAGGACCAGTCGATGGTGCGGGAGGCCCTCGCGGCGCTCCTCGGCCTCGAACCCGACATCGAGGTCGTCGCCCAGGTGGCGCGCGGCGACGAGGTGCTGGAGGCGGCCCGCGCACACGCCCCCGACGTGGCGCTCCTGGACATCGAGATGCCCGGCATGACCGGCATCGAGGCCGCCGCCCAGCTCAGCGAGCACCTGCCCGCCCTCAAGGTCGTCGTCCTCACCACGTTCGGCCGCCCCGGCTATCTCCGTACGGCGATGGAGTCCGGCGCCCATGCGTTCCTCGTCAAGGACGCCCCCGCGGCCCAACTCGCCGAAGCCGTACGCAAGGTGCTCGCCGGCGAGCGTGTCATCGACCCCACCCTCGCGGCCGCCGCGCTCGCCGGGGGCGCCAACCCGCTGACCGACCGCGAACGCGAGATCCTGCGCGCGGCGGCCGACGGCTCGACCAACGCCGAGCTGGCGGCGGCCCTGCACCTGTCGCAGGGCACGGTCCGCAACTACCTCTCGACGGCCATCCAGAAGCTCGCCGTGCGCAACAGGGCGGAGGCGGTACGGATCGCCCGCGAGAAGGGCTGGCTGTAG
- a CDS encoding transglutaminase-like domain-containing protein — translation MSPHISPRSEELRRRFAEEARAERPDLSQLCLLVAAEADGSLDEAGMDAVQMDLDRLAGQVPFRPGGPLAWATALAELLGARCGFRGTPGDYERLESSLLHEVVRRRRGLPILLSVVWMEVARRAGAPVYGVALPGHFVVGFGPAQDQVLADPFDGGRVLTGADAELLVAGATGAPLNAAMLQPADPLDVVLRILNNIGAWAAARPERSDVALWAVELSLLLPAHPARLRYERAQLLVRSGDFLAGAAELDAYADVVGAVDATAAKTVRAQARAARAMLN, via the coding sequence ATGTCCCCCCACATCTCACCCCGCTCCGAGGAGCTGCGCCGGCGGTTCGCCGAGGAGGCGCGGGCGGAGCGGCCCGATCTGTCGCAGCTGTGCCTGCTGGTGGCCGCCGAGGCGGACGGCTCGCTCGACGAGGCCGGTATGGACGCGGTCCAGATGGACCTCGACCGGCTCGCCGGGCAGGTGCCGTTCCGGCCCGGCGGGCCGCTGGCGTGGGCGACGGCGCTGGCCGAGCTGCTGGGTGCCCGCTGTGGTTTCCGTGGCACGCCGGGCGACTACGAGCGTCTGGAGTCGTCGCTCCTGCACGAGGTGGTGCGGCGCAGGCGGGGCCTGCCGATCCTGTTGTCGGTGGTGTGGATGGAGGTCGCGCGGCGGGCGGGGGCGCCGGTGTACGGGGTGGCGCTGCCGGGGCACTTCGTGGTCGGCTTCGGGCCCGCGCAGGATCAGGTGCTCGCCGACCCGTTCGACGGGGGCCGGGTGCTGACCGGCGCGGACGCGGAGCTGCTCGTGGCCGGTGCGACGGGGGCGCCGCTGAACGCGGCGATGCTGCAACCGGCCGATCCGCTGGATGTCGTGCTGCGGATCCTGAACAACATCGGCGCGTGGGCGGCCGCGCGGCCGGAGCGGTCGGACGTGGCGCTGTGGGCGGTCGAGCTGTCGCTGCTGCTGCCCGCGCACCCGGCCCGGCTGCGCTACGAGCGGGCCCAACTCCTCGTCCGCAGCGGGGACTTCCTCGCGGGGGCGGCGGAGCTGGACGCGTACGCGGATGTGGTGGGCGCCGTGGACGCCACCGCCGCCAAAACGGTGCGCGCGCAGGCGCGGGCGGCCCGGGCGATGCTCAACTGA
- a CDS encoding bifunctional succinyldiaminopimelate transaminase/glutamate-prephenate aminotransferase produces the protein MSAVSDRLPTFPWDKLEPYKKTAAAHEGGIVDLSVGTPVDPVPELIQKALIAAADSPGYPTVWGTPELRDALVGWSERRLGARGFTHHNVLPIVGSKELVAWLPTQLGLGPGDKVAYPRLAYPTYEVGARLARADHVAYDDPTELDPTGIKLLWLNSPSNPTGRVLSKDELTRIVAWAREHGILIFSDECYIELGWEADPVSVLHPDVCGGSYEGIVSVHSLSKRSNLAGYRAAFLAGDAAVLGDLLQIRKHGGMMTSAPTQAAVVAALGDDEHVQEQRGRYAARRAALRDALVEHGFRIEHSEASLYLWATRDESCWDTVAHLAELGILVAPGDFYGPAGDRFVRVALTASDERVAAAVERLSQGA, from the coding sequence GTGTCCGCAGTCTCCGACCGCCTTCCCACGTTCCCCTGGGACAAGCTCGAGCCGTACAAGAAGACGGCCGCCGCCCATGAGGGCGGGATCGTCGACCTCTCCGTCGGCACACCGGTCGACCCGGTGCCCGAGCTGATCCAGAAAGCGCTGATCGCGGCCGCGGACTCGCCGGGCTATCCCACGGTGTGGGGCACGCCCGAGCTGCGGGACGCCCTCGTGGGCTGGAGCGAGCGGCGCCTCGGCGCGCGCGGGTTCACCCACCACAACGTCCTGCCGATCGTCGGCTCCAAGGAGCTCGTGGCCTGGCTCCCGACGCAGCTGGGCCTCGGCCCCGGAGACAAGGTCGCCTACCCGCGCCTGGCCTACCCGACGTACGAGGTCGGCGCCCGCCTCGCCCGCGCGGACCACGTCGCGTACGACGACCCCACGGAGCTCGACCCGACCGGGATCAAGCTCCTGTGGCTCAACTCGCCCTCGAACCCGACCGGTCGCGTCCTGTCCAAGGACGAACTGACCCGGATCGTCGCCTGGGCACGCGAGCACGGCATCCTCATCTTCTCCGACGAGTGCTACATCGAGCTGGGCTGGGAGGCAGACCCGGTATCGGTCCTGCACCCGGACGTCTGCGGCGGCTCGTACGAGGGGATCGTGTCGGTCCACTCGCTCTCGAAGCGGTCGAACCTCGCCGGCTACCGGGCCGCCTTCCTGGCCGGTGACGCCGCCGTCCTCGGCGACCTGCTCCAGATCCGCAAGCACGGCGGCATGATGACGTCCGCCCCGACGCAGGCAGCCGTCGTCGCGGCGCTCGGCGACGACGAGCACGTACAGGAGCAGCGCGGGCGCTACGCGGCCCGCCGCGCGGCCCTGCGCGACGCCCTGGTCGAGCACGGCTTCCGTATCGAGCACAGCGAGGCGAGCCTCTACCTGTGGGCCACGCGCGACGAGTCCTGCTGGGACACCGTGGCGCATCTGGCGGAGCTGGGGATCCTGGTCGCGCCCGGCGACTTCTACGGTCCCGCGGGCGACCGGTTCGTCCGCGTGGCGCTGACGGCGAGCGACGAGCGCGTGGCCGCGGCGGTCGAGCGCCTGAGTCAGGGCGCCTGA
- a CDS encoding TIGR00730 family Rossman fold protein, with product MSNPEGRKRPKEQRLGPVIRRRDQVQPGTTDQRLLDSEGPSEWVHTDPWRVLRIQSEFIEGFGTLAELPPAISVFGSARTQTDSPEYAAGVAIGKALVEAGFAVITGGGPGAMQAANQGAVEAKGISVGLGIELPFEQGLNQYVDLGLNFRYFFVRKTMFVKYAQGFVVLPGGLGTLDELFEALTLVQTTKVTRFPIVLFGTQYWSGLVDWLKNTVIAQGKASEADLLLFHVTDDVEEAISLVTKEVGK from the coding sequence ATGAGCAACCCCGAGGGCAGGAAGCGTCCCAAGGAGCAGCGGCTCGGCCCGGTGATCCGTCGCCGCGACCAGGTCCAGCCGGGCACCACCGACCAGCGCCTCCTCGACTCCGAAGGTCCCTCCGAGTGGGTGCACACCGACCCCTGGCGGGTCCTGCGCATCCAGTCGGAGTTCATCGAGGGTTTCGGCACGCTCGCCGAACTCCCGCCCGCCATCAGCGTGTTCGGCTCGGCCCGTACGCAGACGGACTCGCCGGAGTACGCGGCCGGAGTCGCCATCGGCAAGGCGCTCGTCGAGGCCGGGTTCGCGGTCATCACGGGCGGCGGCCCCGGCGCGATGCAGGCCGCGAACCAGGGCGCCGTCGAGGCCAAGGGCATCTCCGTGGGCCTCGGCATCGAGCTGCCCTTCGAACAGGGCCTCAACCAGTACGTCGACCTCGGCCTGAACTTCCGCTACTTCTTCGTCCGCAAGACGATGTTCGTGAAGTACGCACAGGGCTTCGTGGTCCTGCCGGGCGGCCTCGGCACCCTGGACGAGCTGTTCGAGGCACTCACTCTCGTCCAGACCACGAAGGTCACGCGCTTCCCGATCGTCCTCTTCGGAACGCAGTACTGGAGCGGCCTGGTCGACTGGCTGAAGAACACCGTCATCGCCCAGGGCAAGGCCTCCGAGGCCGACCTGCTCCTGTTCCACGTCACGGACGACGTGGAAGAGGCGATCTCCCTCGTGACCAAGGAAGTCGGCAAGTAA
- a CDS encoding GNAT family N-acetyltransferase produces MEFTAGGRLEVRLTASDVGKRVSVRRLTEGGSQGGKFTDTVGVLTSWNAGVLLITKRGGEQVRIPESSLVAGKVVPAAPARRRGPAASYEELARVAARAWQPVESERLGDWELRAASGFTRRANSVLPLGDPGLPLDEALSRVRAWYERRGLPAYIQTATGAEGTQELLCAELEARAWVREVSAEMWVGGLAPVADGVDLGAGVELTREPGEAWLGRYQRKGASEVALKVLTAGPSVWFATVPGEGGEPDAIGRCVVDGRWAGFAAVEVAPSRRRQGLASAVMTALSRRALEEGASAAWLQVEADNGGAQALYGRLGFAAHHAYHHYRAPEPHPDPDRDPNPAGH; encoded by the coding sequence GTGGAATTCACTGCGGGCGGACGGCTCGAGGTTCGCTTGACGGCCTCTGACGTGGGAAAACGTGTGTCTGTGCGGCGGCTGACCGAGGGCGGCTCGCAGGGTGGGAAGTTCACCGACACGGTCGGAGTTCTCACATCGTGGAACGCGGGTGTGCTGCTCATCACAAAGCGGGGTGGCGAGCAGGTCCGGATTCCGGAATCGTCACTGGTCGCGGGGAAGGTCGTGCCGGCCGCGCCCGCCCGGCGCCGGGGGCCCGCCGCGTCGTACGAGGAGCTGGCGCGGGTGGCCGCGCGCGCGTGGCAGCCGGTGGAGAGCGAGCGGCTCGGCGACTGGGAGCTGCGGGCCGCCTCCGGGTTCACCCGGCGGGCCAATTCGGTGCTGCCACTGGGTGATCCGGGGCTCCCCCTCGACGAGGCGCTCTCCCGTGTCCGTGCCTGGTACGAGCGGCGCGGACTGCCCGCGTACATCCAGACCGCGACCGGCGCCGAGGGCACGCAGGAGCTGCTGTGCGCGGAGCTGGAGGCGCGGGCGTGGGTGCGTGAGGTCAGCGCGGAGATGTGGGTCGGCGGGCTCGCGCCGGTCGCGGACGGCGTGGACCTGGGCGCCGGGGTCGAGCTGACGCGGGAGCCGGGCGAGGCGTGGCTCGGCCGGTACCAGCGCAAGGGCGCGAGCGAGGTGGCCCTGAAGGTGCTGACCGCCGGGCCTTCCGTGTGGTTCGCGACCGTGCCGGGCGAGGGCGGGGAGCCCGACGCGATCGGGCGGTGCGTCGTGGACGGGCGGTGGGCCGGTTTCGCGGCGGTCGAGGTGGCTCCGTCACGGCGGCGCCAGGGCCTGGCGTCCGCCGTGATGACGGCGCTCTCGCGGCGCGCACTGGAGGAGGGCGCGTCGGCGGCCTGGCTCCAGGTGGAGGCGGACAACGGGGGGGCTCAGGCGCTGTACGGGCGGCTGGGATTCGCCGCGCACCACGCGTACCACCACTACCGCGCACCGGAACCGCACCCGGACCCGGACCGGGACCCGAACCCGGCCGGACACTGA
- the fdxA gene encoding ferredoxin yields the protein MTYVIAQPCVDVKDKACIEECPVDCIYEGSRSLYIHPDECVDCGACEPVCPVEAIFYEDDTPEEWKDYYKANVEFFDELGSPGGASKLGLIERDHAFIAALPPQNQ from the coding sequence GTGACCTACGTCATCGCGCAGCCTTGTGTCGACGTGAAGGACAAGGCGTGCATCGAGGAGTGCCCGGTCGACTGCATCTACGAGGGCTCCCGGTCCTTGTACATCCACCCGGACGAATGCGTCGACTGTGGAGCCTGTGAGCCGGTCTGCCCGGTCGAGGCGATCTTCTACGAGGACGACACTCCCGAAGAGTGGAAGGACTACTACAAGGCGAACGTCGAGTTCTTCGACGAGCTCGGTTCGCCCGGCGGCGCCAGCAAGCTCGGCCTGATCGAGCGCGACCACGCCTTCATCGCCGCGCTTCCGCCGCAGAACCAGTAA
- a CDS encoding heavy metal transporter, producing MPEPPTLVRRGRLLRIGAAVVVLLAVAAYLVVQYVSGGRPAPRCTVVSGNGDGASYEFTSEQAVNAATISAVGTSRGMPERAVTIALATALQESGLRNIHHGDRDSLGLFQQRPSEGWGTQAQIMDPVYAAGRFYEHLDKIPGYSRLPLTVAAQRVQRSGYPQAYAKHEPDATLLAAALTGRAGASLTCEGRPSGTEIRKPGDPAKVRAALVRDFGRELSSAAGAGRHDVTVPVPATMDSAEGGEQQRGWELAHWAVANSSALHIERVSYAGRDWTAGDAGGTWSGAAAQAAAGAGKGLREVRIVTAQ from the coding sequence GTGCCTGAGCCCCCCACCCTCGTCCGGCGCGGCCGTCTCCTCCGTATCGGAGCGGCCGTCGTGGTGCTGCTCGCTGTCGCCGCGTATCTGGTGGTCCAGTACGTCTCGGGCGGCAGACCGGCCCCGCGCTGCACGGTCGTGTCGGGGAACGGCGACGGCGCGTCCTACGAGTTCACCTCCGAGCAGGCGGTGAACGCGGCGACGATCTCGGCCGTCGGCACCTCGCGCGGCATGCCCGAGCGCGCCGTCACGATCGCCCTCGCGACCGCGCTCCAGGAGTCGGGCCTGCGGAACATCCATCACGGCGACCGCGACTCGCTGGGCCTGTTCCAGCAGCGCCCGTCGGAGGGCTGGGGCACGCAGGCACAGATCATGGACCCGGTGTACGCGGCGGGGCGGTTCTACGAGCATCTGGACAAGATCCCGGGCTATTCGCGGCTGCCCCTGACCGTCGCCGCGCAACGGGTCCAGCGCAGCGGCTATCCGCAGGCGTACGCGAAGCACGAGCCGGACGCCACGCTGCTCGCCGCGGCGCTGACCGGCCGGGCGGGTGCGTCGCTGACCTGCGAGGGCCGGCCGAGCGGCACGGAGATCAGGAAGCCGGGCGATCCGGCGAAGGTGCGGGCGGCGCTGGTGCGTGACTTCGGGCGCGAGCTGTCGTCGGCGGCCGGCGCGGGCAGGCACGACGTGACCGTACCGGTGCCCGCCACGATGGACTCGGCCGAGGGCGGGGAGCAGCAGCGCGGCTGGGAGCTGGCGCACTGGGCGGTGGCCAACTCGTCGGCCCTGCACATCGAGCGGGTGTCCTACGCGGGCCGCGACTGGACCGCGGGCGACGCCGGCGGCACGTGGAGCGGGGCGGCGGCGCAGGCCGCGGCGGGGGCCGGCAAGGGCCTCCGAGAGGTCCGGATCGTCACCGCGCAGTAG
- a CDS encoding DivIVA domain-containing protein: MVMFLFLVVALVVVVGAVTLAVLGGGESGALPEAPPEQFADPLPYDRPVGRADVEALRLPVALRGYRMAEVDDALGRLGAELAERDQRIADLETALSGARAQLRPQGPGFGRYPGEDHQ; encoded by the coding sequence ATGGTCATGTTCTTGTTTCTGGTCGTCGCGCTCGTCGTGGTCGTCGGCGCGGTGACGCTCGCCGTGCTCGGCGGCGGCGAGAGCGGGGCGCTCCCGGAGGCGCCGCCCGAGCAGTTCGCCGACCCGCTGCCCTACGACCGGCCGGTCGGCCGCGCCGACGTGGAGGCCCTGCGCCTGCCCGTCGCGCTGCGTGGCTACCGCATGGCGGAGGTGGACGACGCCCTCGGACGGCTCGGCGCCGAGCTCGCCGAGCGGGACCAGCGCATCGCCGACCTGGAGACCGCCCTGTCGGGGGCGCGGGCCCAGCTGCGACCCCAGGGACCCGGTTTCGGCCGATACCCCGGAGAGGACCACCAGTGA
- the dapE gene encoding succinyl-diaminopimelate desuccinylase has product MDLTALDLTRDAALLTAQLVDFASPSGQEKPLADAIETALRALPHLTVDRYGNNIVARTNLGRAERVILAGHIDTVPIADNVPSRLDEDGVLWGCGTSDMKSGVAVQLRIAQTVTEPNRDLTFVFYDNEEVAAHLNGLGHVAEAHPDWLEGDFAILLEGTDGEVEGGCQGTLRVILTTKGERAHSARAWMGSNAVHKAAPILERLAAYEPRKPVVDGLRFHEGLNAVRIEGGVATNVIPDACSVTVNFRYAPDRSPEEAEAFVRDFFAGCDIDDYVVDDHTGGARPGLDHPAAAAFMAAVGGKARPKFGWTDVSRFSALGVPAVNYGPGDPIFAHKRDEHVDTRKILAAEERLRSWLTA; this is encoded by the coding sequence ATGGACCTCACCGCCCTTGACCTCACGCGGGACGCCGCGCTGCTCACCGCCCAGCTGGTCGACTTCGCGTCGCCGAGCGGGCAGGAGAAGCCCCTCGCCGACGCCATCGAGACGGCCCTGCGCGCCCTGCCGCACCTCACGGTCGACCGGTACGGCAACAACATCGTCGCGCGGACGAACCTGGGGCGCGCCGAGCGCGTCATTCTCGCCGGGCACATCGACACGGTCCCGATCGCCGACAACGTCCCCTCGCGCCTCGACGAGGACGGCGTCCTGTGGGGCTGCGGCACCAGCGACATGAAGTCGGGCGTCGCGGTCCAGCTGCGCATCGCGCAGACCGTCACCGAGCCCAACCGCGACCTCACGTTCGTCTTCTACGACAACGAAGAGGTCGCCGCCCACCTCAACGGTCTGGGACATGTGGCCGAGGCCCACCCCGACTGGCTGGAGGGCGACTTCGCGATCCTCCTGGAGGGCACCGACGGCGAGGTCGAGGGCGGCTGCCAGGGCACCCTGCGCGTCATCCTGACGACCAAGGGCGAGCGGGCGCACTCCGCGCGCGCGTGGATGGGCTCCAACGCCGTCCACAAGGCCGCCCCCATCCTCGAACGCCTCGCCGCGTACGAGCCCCGCAAGCCCGTCGTCGACGGACTCCGGTTCCACGAGGGCCTCAACGCCGTGCGCATCGAGGGCGGCGTCGCCACCAACGTCATCCCCGACGCCTGCTCCGTCACCGTCAACTTCCGCTACGCGCCCGACCGCAGCCCCGAGGAGGCCGAGGCCTTCGTCCGGGACTTCTTCGCCGGCTGCGACATCGACGACTACGTGGTCGACGACCACACCGGCGGCGCGCGCCCCGGCCTCGACCACCCGGCCGCCGCCGCCTTCATGGCGGCCGTCGGCGGCAAGGCCCGCCCCAAGTTCGGCTGGACGGACGTCTCCCGGTTCAGCGCGCTCGGCGTCCCCGCCGTGAACTACGGCCCCGGCGACCCGATCTTCGCCCACAAGAGGGACGAGCACGTGGACACCCGCAAGATCCTCGCCGCCGAGGAACGCCTGCGCTCCTGGCTCACGGCCTGA